In Chlorocebus sabaeus isolate Y175 chromosome 19, mChlSab1.0.hap1, whole genome shotgun sequence, a single genomic region encodes these proteins:
- the PPIL2 gene encoding RING-type E3 ubiquitin-protein ligase PPIL2 isoform X2, whose product MGKRQHQKDKMYITCAEYTHFYGGKKPDLPQTNFRRLPFDHCSLSLQPFVYPVCTPDGIVFDLLNIVPWLKKYGTNPSNGEKLDGRSLIKLNFAKNSEGKYHCPVLFTVFTNNTHIVAVRTTGNVYAYEAVEQLNIKAKNFRDLLTDEPFSRQDIITLQDPTNLDKFNVSNFYHVKNNMKIIDPDEEKAKQDPSYYLKNTNAETRETLQELYKEFKGDEILAATMKAPEKKKVDKLNAAHYSTGKVSASFTSTAMVPETTHEAAAIDEDVLRYQFVKKKGYVRLHTNKGDLNLELHCDLTPKTCENFIRLCKKHYYDGTIFHRSIRNFVIQGGDPTGTGMGGESYWGKPFKDEFRPNLSHTGRGILSMANSGPNSNKSQFFITFRSCAYLDKKHTIFGRVVGGFDVLTAMENVESDPKTDRPKEEIRIDATTVFVDPYEEADAQIAQERKTQLEAAPETKVKSSQPEAGSQGPQTFRQGVGKYINPAATEQQRKSPQPAPLSPCPRRSPVGVLGTSAPGSSRLATVDLGGVAGLGACVHISISSLPSLPSAAI is encoded by the exons ATGGGGAAGCGACAGCACCAGAAGGACAAGAT gtACATTACTTGTGCTGAATACACTCACTTTTATGGTGGCAAGAAGCCAG ATCTCCCACAAACAAATTTCCGTCGTTTACCTTTTGACCACTGCAG TCTCTCTCTGCAGCCCTTCGTCTACCCAGTCTGCACTCCAGATGGCATCGTCTTTGACTTGCT GAACATTGTTCCGTGGCTTAAGAAGTATGGGACCAACCCCAGCAATGGAGAG AAGCTGGACGGGAGGTCCCTGATCAAGCTGAACTTTGCCAAGAACAGTGAGG GGAAGTACCACTGCCCAGTGCTGTTTACCGTGTTCACCAACAACACCCACATCGTGGCTGTGAGGACGACCGGCAACGTCTACGCCTATGAG GCAGTGGAACAGCTAAATATCAAAGCCAAGAACTTCCGGGACCTGCTGACTGATGAGCCCTTCTCCCGGCAGGACATTATCACCCTCCAG GACCCCACCAATTTGGACAAGTTCAATGTTTCTAACTTCTATCATGTGAAgaataacatgaaaataatagACCCAG ACGAAGAGAAGGCCAAACAGGACCCGTCTTACtatctgaaaaatacaaatgccGAGACCCGAGAGACCCTGCAGGAGCTCTACAAGGAGTTCAAAGGGGATGAGATTCTGGCAGCCACCATGAAGGCCCCAGAGAAGAAGAAAGTGGACAAGCTGAATGCT GCCCACTATTCCACAGGGAAGGTCAGCGCTTCCTTCACCTCCACTGCGATGGTCCCGGAGACCACACATGAAGCAG CTGCCATCGACGAGGATGTGCTCCGCTACCAGTTTGTGAAGAAGAAGGGCTACGTGCGACTGCACACCAACAAGGGCGACCTCAACCTGGAGCTGCACTGCGACCTG ACACCAAAAACCTGCGAAAACTTCATCAGGCTTTGCAAGAAGCATTATTACGATGGCACCATCTTCCACAGATCCATCCGGAACTTTGTG ATCCAAGGGGGTGACCCCACAGGCACAGGCATGG GCGGGGAGTCGTACTGGGGGAAGCCCTTCAAAGATGAGTTTCGGCCCAACCTCTCTCACACGGGCCGCGGCATCCTCAGCATGGCCAACTCAGGGCCCAACAGCAACAAATCTCAATT CTTCATCACGTTTCGCTCCTGTGCCTACCTGGACAAGAAGCACACCATCTTTGGACG GGTTGTTGGGGGCTTTGACGTACTGACAGCCATGGAGAATGTGGAGAGTGACCCCAAAACTGACCGCCCTAAG GAGGAGATCCGCATCGATGCCACTACAGTGTTCGTGGACCCCTATGAGGAGGCTGATGCCCAG ATCGCCCAGGAGCGGAAGACACAGCTCGAGGCAGCCCCGGAGACCAAAGTGAAGAGCAGCCAGCCCGAGGCAGGGAGCCAGGGCCCCCAGACCTTCCGCCAGGGCGTGGGCAAGTACATCAACCCAGCAGCCAC CGAGCAGCAGAGGAAGAGCCCTCAACCAGCGCCACTGTCCCCATGTCCAAGAAGAAGCCCAGTCGGGGTTTTGGGGACTTCAGCTCCTGGTAGCAGCAGGTTGGCCACTGTGGACCTTGGTGGGGTTGCAGGGCTGGGGGCCTGTGTCCACATCTCCATTTCCAGTCTTCCTAGCCTGCCCTCTGCTGCCATCTAA
- the PPIL2 gene encoding RING-type E3 ubiquitin-protein ligase PPIL2 isoform X1: MGKRQHQKDKMYITCAEYTHFYGGKKPDLPQTNFRRLPFDHCSLSLQPFVYPVCTPDGIVFDLLNIVPWLKKYGTNPSNGEKLDGRSLIKLNFAKNSEGKYHCPVLFTVFTNNTHIVAVRTTGNVYAYEAVEQLNIKAKNFRDLLTDEPFSRQDIITLQDPTNLDKFNVSNFYHVKNNMKIIDPDEEKAKQDPSYYLKNTNAETRETLQELYKEFKGDEILAATMKAPEKKKVDKLNAAHYSTGKVSASFTSTAMVPETTHEAAAIDEDVLRYQFVKKKGYVRLHTNKGDLNLELHCDLTPKTCENFIRLCKKHYYDGTIFHRSIRNFVIQGGDPTGTGMGGESYWGKPFKDEFRPNLSHTGRGILSMANSGPNSNKSQFFITFRSCAYLDKKHTIFGRVVGGFDVLTAMENVESDPKTDRPKEEIRIDATTVFVDPYEEADAQIAQERKTQLEAAPETKVKSSQPEAGSQGPQTFRQGVGKYINPAATKRAAEEEPSTSATVPMSKKKPSRGFGDFSSW, translated from the exons ATGGGGAAGCGACAGCACCAGAAGGACAAGAT gtACATTACTTGTGCTGAATACACTCACTTTTATGGTGGCAAGAAGCCAG ATCTCCCACAAACAAATTTCCGTCGTTTACCTTTTGACCACTGCAG TCTCTCTCTGCAGCCCTTCGTCTACCCAGTCTGCACTCCAGATGGCATCGTCTTTGACTTGCT GAACATTGTTCCGTGGCTTAAGAAGTATGGGACCAACCCCAGCAATGGAGAG AAGCTGGACGGGAGGTCCCTGATCAAGCTGAACTTTGCCAAGAACAGTGAGG GGAAGTACCACTGCCCAGTGCTGTTTACCGTGTTCACCAACAACACCCACATCGTGGCTGTGAGGACGACCGGCAACGTCTACGCCTATGAG GCAGTGGAACAGCTAAATATCAAAGCCAAGAACTTCCGGGACCTGCTGACTGATGAGCCCTTCTCCCGGCAGGACATTATCACCCTCCAG GACCCCACCAATTTGGACAAGTTCAATGTTTCTAACTTCTATCATGTGAAgaataacatgaaaataatagACCCAG ACGAAGAGAAGGCCAAACAGGACCCGTCTTACtatctgaaaaatacaaatgccGAGACCCGAGAGACCCTGCAGGAGCTCTACAAGGAGTTCAAAGGGGATGAGATTCTGGCAGCCACCATGAAGGCCCCAGAGAAGAAGAAAGTGGACAAGCTGAATGCT GCCCACTATTCCACAGGGAAGGTCAGCGCTTCCTTCACCTCCACTGCGATGGTCCCGGAGACCACACATGAAGCAG CTGCCATCGACGAGGATGTGCTCCGCTACCAGTTTGTGAAGAAGAAGGGCTACGTGCGACTGCACACCAACAAGGGCGACCTCAACCTGGAGCTGCACTGCGACCTG ACACCAAAAACCTGCGAAAACTTCATCAGGCTTTGCAAGAAGCATTATTACGATGGCACCATCTTCCACAGATCCATCCGGAACTTTGTG ATCCAAGGGGGTGACCCCACAGGCACAGGCATGG GCGGGGAGTCGTACTGGGGGAAGCCCTTCAAAGATGAGTTTCGGCCCAACCTCTCTCACACGGGCCGCGGCATCCTCAGCATGGCCAACTCAGGGCCCAACAGCAACAAATCTCAATT CTTCATCACGTTTCGCTCCTGTGCCTACCTGGACAAGAAGCACACCATCTTTGGACG GGTTGTTGGGGGCTTTGACGTACTGACAGCCATGGAGAATGTGGAGAGTGACCCCAAAACTGACCGCCCTAAG GAGGAGATCCGCATCGATGCCACTACAGTGTTCGTGGACCCCTATGAGGAGGCTGATGCCCAG ATCGCCCAGGAGCGGAAGACACAGCTCGAGGCAGCCCCGGAGACCAAAGTGAAGAGCAGCCAGCCCGAGGCAGGGAGCCAGGGCCCCCAGACCTTCCGCCAGGGCGTGGGCAAGTACATCAACCCAGCAGCCAC GAAGCGAGCAGCAGAGGAAGAGCCCTCAACCAGCGCCACTGTCCCCATGTCCAAGAAGAAGCCCAGTCGGGGTTTTGGGGACTTCAGCTCCTGGTAG